The Hydra vulgaris chromosome 14, alternate assembly HydraT2T_AEP genome includes the window agacaggcatattaaattctaatatatttaaaaaaattgatattggaATTATGATATAACTTCCTGTAAATCTTGCAGAAATAGTGAAAATGGAAGCAAAACTACCTTTCTATTATGGCAACATAATAAATGTGTTTCATCAAGAAATTTTTGATCACAGGAATGCTGACAGATCTGGCTCATTTCTCCTAATTAATTATAATCTAGAATAGTATCACTTCTTGCTATACAATATATTCTGATTGTCTAGCAGCATTTCGTACATTTTGAGGATAATTAATCTCATCTAGGCTATCTCATTTATTTATGTGATAATTACTTTTAACTAATCTAACCATTATGATTACTAATTTAggtataaattaatttcttcttACCAAGCAGCATTTCTTATATTTTGATTACAATTAATTTCAGCTTGCCTTGTTCTAatcatttcaataaattatcaattatttttaagttgataGTATTtcttataataacttatttaagcCTAATATCAACCAtccaaaaaaaaagagaaaagaaattaaataaaaatatcaaaatattaatagtCTAAAGTGGTAAACATATCTACAAAGAGGTAAACATAtctacaaaaagaaaaaattaacaaaaacctGCAATCCTAATAACAAagatattatttagtaataaaaacaaaaacacaatgtTAAATGTTACTGGTTTCTCatctataaaacaattttatttaactatttaagagaagaaaaaaataaaaaaaatcttatgttaagcaatgtattttaaaaaaagaatcaaatcCAATTACTTTagaatatatatgatatataaatcTCTACAATTTAACTCATTAGCTTAACCACTGGGTTTACCATTGaggtcaaaaattaaaacaatttattacattaattattcaaattaaaaaccttttaattttaatttaattaaaagcaatttaatttagGATTTATTAATATCCATATTTTTTTGGCAATGTCAGctagtatattttttatctaaagtaataaaaaagattaaaccatttaaaaacaaatttaaaaatctaaatatgtattCAGATACCTTAAAaagaagcataacacaacattcttttgacaacttccaacttaatttttttactttctactacttttttcttttttactattttctatacctatttttttttatctaaaagaaaatatacatatagatacagagtaatttaaaatatactgaAATATACGCAAATTTATGTAAAGACACTTACTGTTATTTGTGGACATGTAAGtccacaaataacagtcttattttatttaaagaaaagaaaacagggtataaaaatcagaaaaatacaaacaacaaacaaacaataggaaaaaattttataataaaattaaacaatgaaCAACATCAATTCctcttaaaactaaaatttatcagCTCTAATCCGCTTGCAGACCTTTCTTGAAAAACTAGTGGAATACTGATCCGCGTGTAGAAAAGACTAAAAAACTACCTAAAAAAcaacactactactactattagcGTATTGATTTATAACAAATGAGGTATTATATTGCAAATGAGGTATATATTGCAAGttgtttaaatgaatattttgtttcagtatttttaaaagttgacatAAAAGTTATACCCTGTAACTTTTCCTttgaaaatgtcaaaaaaagcGATTCAAGTTTTAATGACACTGATGTTGAATATCATTTTGTAAAccttaatgtaaataaagtagTTGGTATTGACAAAGTTCATCATCATGTTATCCAAGAATGTTCAATTTTTCGCCTGTTATCACTGATCTATAAAATGTCTTATTATAGTGGTGTTATACCAAATGAATGGTTAATTGCAAGCATAACTCCACTGTTCAAAAAACGTCACAGATTAGATCCTTCAAACTATTGATCAATATCATTAAcataattgttttcaaaattatgagAAAATTATTTGCAATGTTATGATAAATCATttgacttttaataaattattagctAGTGAACAGCATGGATTTGTTAATAGTAAAAAGTGTTGTTCAAATTTGTTAGagacttttgattttaaaacaagaGAAATCAAAGCTGGTAATATTATCAGCATGATATTTTTGGACTTTGCAAAAGCTTTTGATTTGGTTTCTTTATCTAAAGTTTTATGGTTATGGTTTCACTCTTACATTTTACAATGGTGTAAAACATTCCTTAGTAATAAGAAACATAGAGTTGTTCTGGGTGAGTTTCTTTTATGTTGGGAGGAACTTACAAATGGAATACCTCAGGGTTGAGTTCTTGGCCCACTactatttgtaatttataaaaatgacttaaagtttaatatactaagtaaattatttgcagatgatactaaagTCATGTCAGCAATTACCATTGAAGGTAACAGCAATGCTCTTCAAGAAGACTTAAATAAGTTGTTAGACTGGTCAAATAAGTGGTCGATTAAGTTCAATGGAGATAGGTGCAAAGTTATGCATATAGGTAAATTGAATCCTTAATTTAACTACAAATAAGAagatcattttttacaaatgacAGAAATTAAAAGAGATTTAGGTTTTATAATATCAAATGACCTTAAATGGAAAAACCATgttatcagtaaaaaaatatatatcacaaTAAAATCGATGACATTGGTTTTATTGTGGCGCAATGCCTCAATTTTAATGTGACTGCAATGACATCCAAATAGAGGAAGTGTTTGTTTAGCggtgaaaagtaaaaaaaaaattaaaagaaaaaaaaaggattaatattaactaattttgTACATTGTCTATATGTTGtgcatttatgtatataaaaaatgttgaatgtatttatttttttgcatttttttctgtCACTTtagttgttgttgctttttctATATCCtgatatttacttttgtttaactAATCTATGTAATGCATAATATAGGCTTTACAATTGTATGTAGTagtgtatgtatttttttatttaagtttgcctttttatatttttttgcgaAGATTTTTTTCTCTCACTCTACCTTCTGAACTTAtgtgattaaaatttttgttttctcctACATTTTTTTCTCACTCATCTTATCTTATCCGTTcattctctctctttttttttttttcgtttttcttAGCCTTactcctttatatttttgttctgattccaacgtttttaatattattgttcctattacttctttttttatcacttgtattaatgtagtttactacattaatacaagtaataaaaaaatatattatgataataaaaaaatataaaagtaataaaaaaatatagtatgaTAAGGCGACGTGGTCTTCAGCAAGTTTTCAGCGTTCTTTTAACagcgttacttttttttatttatatttgtgctAATTAACTATTTGtactgaaaaattatatatatatgtgtgtgtgtgtgtgtgtgtgtgtgtgtgtatatgtatatatatatatatatatatatatatatatatatatatatgtatatatgtatatatgtatatatatatgtatatatacattatggTGGTccttaaaaacagtttttaaaaaagagtctGCTCTTACCCAaaagtgttctatataataacactaaatttaaagattttttgactaaaaaaaatactttaaggaGTGCCCCAAGACCCTTGAACACTTAACAGATccttaatattatcaaaaaataagtttttcaaaagtatgtcatgttggattcaaatgaagcaaaattatataaaaatttaaaatttgttttataaataattgttttttttcacttttaaacacttttaaactaaaatgattaaaagttcatttgtacctaatatatatatatatatatatatatatatatatatatatatatatatatatatatatatatatatatatatatatatatatatatatatatatatatatatatatatatatatatatatatatcagggatacggagtcccaaaaaggactccggatttaaaagtcacaaaaagattacttcatactagtttttggtatccaggagctctaaaatataaataagtttatgaactaCTGATAGgaaaaaattaagacttttaggtTAGAGGAACAATCGTTTTTTGAACCCAGAGTCCATAGGTATAATGGCGGCAAGGACTCCGGGcttaaaaacaagtttcaagtcattaaatctcatgaatttttttcttagagcagatcataagtcaacaaacatgtttagagcttctggacacTACAGACTTGgaaaaagtagagatataaagccggagtccttttgggactccacatccctgatatatatagatatatatagatatatatatatatatatatatatatatatatatatatatatatatatatatatatatatatatatatatatatatatatatatatatatattatataatatgtatatatatattatatatatatttattttatatatatatatataaatatatatatatattatataatatgtatatatatattagggtgcattgaaaaacagaatttttttaaaattgctttgtaATGGCTCTAAATGTAtgctatataataaaatatcacttaattaacaaaaaatttcgaaattaaaatatttttagagttgCCTCTAGTCCCTTGAACATTTTAGggcccaatttttttttccccagAATATTAGGATATTCtgggaaaaaaaattcttcaaaagtagatcaacctggtactcaaaagaagcaaaattttataaaatgtttgaaaataatatttgttttatgtaaaaattattattttgaatttcattgCATAATAATTATggtttttcaactaaaaaaaaaaaaaagtgcatttttacaggttttttaataatatttttttttaaagtttttttataaaacaattattatttttgaacttgttataaaatttcacttcttttgagtaccaggttgatctacttttgaagaatttttttttcccagaTTATTAGGGGCCCTTAAATGTTCAAGGGACTAGAGGcaactctaaaaatattttaatttcaaaatttttggtaatttagtgatattttattatatagcatatatttagcatatattttattatatagcaTATATTTGTCATTGCTTTGCAATGACATCGCAAATGGTGGACGCTTTTTTCAAACGgttgaaaataacttttgaaaggaaaaaagtaaaagggaaaagaaaacatttataaattaaacaaaaataaaatcaacataaaaagaagaataattaaacgttttaaaagaaaaaaagaaaaagaaatatctgtaagaaaataagtaaaaaagtaatgaaaatagaagttaaaaaaaaaacgttaatgAATGaactatataaaaagaatggcaaagaaagaaaaaaaaactatttaaacatCGGAACCACGTTCGgcaaatcaagatttttttttatttttttatttatttctttagttttctttcatttatttcttaggattatttattttattatttatttatttttcttcagttttttagcgtatatagttttacttattattttttgttagtcttttatttatttttaattaatatttatttttaatggcatataaatttttttttatacagttacatattatttgtttttattttcattttagccatttattacatatgttttattctaccgtgtattattattttttttaatcctttttttttttttttttttttgccaaaggtaattttttgttttgtttttaatgtttgttgtaactttgattttctcagtgtttttctgtttatattgtatttatttatttggtcataatatttgcaatatattttgattattatattataacaactatgattatattaatatatttactaaatctttataatttttttagcagtagtcgtttttatgtcatcgtaagttgttacgttttgtcaggttattactgtttgtaactgtaactttgtaAGTAAAAAGGATTGCTGTATGAAAAGTAATaccgatttatttaaattattataattactttattattattattactatcattgttattgttattattcttattactattattaatattattattattattattacaaagattaattgtatataagtaaacaattttttaaggtATTTACTTGAGATTAGTatttcaatactatttgtaaatagccgtgaaaatttattttcagaatatatatgattgattgattgattgatttagAGCTATTAcaaggcaattttaaaaaagttctgttTTTCAATgcacccttatatatatatatatatatatatatatatatatatatatatatatatatatatatatatatatatatgtatgtatgtatgtatatgtatatatttgtacctaatatatatatatatatatatatatatatgtatatatttgtacctaatatatatatataatgtatatatatatatatatttgtacctaatatatatatataatgtatatatatatatatatatatatatatatatatatatatatatatatatatatatatatatatatatgtatatgtatatgtatatgtatatatttgtacctaatatatatatataatgtgtatatatatatatatgtatatatatgtatatgtatatatttgtacctaatatatatatataatgtatatatatatacatacatacatacatacatacatacatacatacatacacacacatatgaGTAAAAGTTCCAGGTAACaaatgaaaaactatttaaacaaagatgaataaaatataattattagttaagttttaacaaatattttaacaaataattaaatttttttctcaaacacgGTTTTGagaaaagaattaaattatttgttataatttaactaataaatatattttactcatCCATGTTTGAATAGTTTTTCATTTGTTACCTGGAACTTTTActtgtatatatgtgtgtgtgcgtgtatgtatttgtatgtgtatttttttaGGGAACACTTAAAGGTTTTGATCAAGCAGTTAACTTGATTTTAGATGAAAGCCATGAAAGAGTATTTTCACCTGATAGTGGAGTTCAACAAGTTATTCTTGGACTTTATATCATCCGTGGTGATAATATGTatgttgtttttacattttgaaaattaatttttttttaattttaatgttaaaaaaggaGCATGTAATTaatgttaatagtttttatttaaatagaaaagcctttttatttgaatatttatttgttgttagttgataactttagtaatttttgttttatccattttttctttaattaggcaagtttttctattagttacaaaaattgtgtgaaaatctaaaaagtaaaaaaaaaggttttttacttgcttttacaaaattctaacatattttaaattcatgtaattcaaatattttgagaCCCCTTGAGGATTTGAATTCAATTCAAATTGAATGCAATTCAATTCTATGTGTTATATGATTTTTGTGATCTGTAatcataagtaataaaaatttccaATGAGTATTTTCTAGAGGTTTACCCATTTTGCATAACTAGCCAGataccaaatatttttatctatatatccAGATATGAatataatgacattttttaaactttttttttttaatggaaaatcaCATCAATCGATGTAAACAGCTTAGAAGATCTTTTTTACAAGAGTTTTTTACAAGTAAGATGATGGGAGGCCTgaagtgaaatatttattttgatccCAAATATTTCTTAGTTATTGGTGGCGAAAAAACTTTTGCTTCACTATTGAAAAATTACAAACCATTTTTTTAGGTTATTGTGTAGTAgttttgtaattaactttcaaaccaaaaaataataacatcttGTAAATTGTGCATAAATAAGTatgaaactctttttttttaaatcaaaatttgtaaaatttaagagtgaaataattttgaaatgcaTGCCTAAATACAAATTCCTGATTGGCCAAATCTCTTGGCACTAGTGATacatttctttgttttaatattttttatatcaaaactattgttgttgtttttttgtgtgtttttaacAGGgttcgaaaaaataaatttgatatggTTAATTATTGcatattatactttaaagttCTGTcacaaagtttcatttttttgtgtaagGGAGAGGGGGGAGCATTggtaaattttgacaaaaattaaactcattaaattttgaCTCACTAAAAGCATGTACTTGTAAtgttaatattacaaatatataataaatatataataaaatttatgatatattttgtttCGGAAAAAAGTCTTTAGGCAAGCATTTTCTTTGGGTTTTCACACTAGATATTCATTTATCTATTAATAACTTTACTTATTCAATAGAAAATTTGACTAAAGCATGAGATTAAAAAAGGTGAGAAGCGGAAATCACTTTCAAAATAAGttgctaatattaaaataatagtaatattttagttaatattaaGCAATttgaaaatcagaaaaaaatctTGCACATTCATGAAGAAAATCCATCATCGATGAAGAAAATCCATCATAGAACTACAAACCAGTCTCAAAAGCTACTATAGTTCCTATATCTACTGTTGGAAGgattataaaatgatatatctACTGTTGGAAGgattataaaatgatatatctACTGTTGGGAGgattataaaatgatatatctACTGTTGGAAggattataaaatttaaactttatccATCAAATGAGCTAAAGGAtctggaagaaaaaataaatcaataaatcaGTGGTAAAAAAGattcgttgttttttttttttgttatggaaAGTGAAGAAATACTACAATTACAAGTCTTTCGGAGCAATTAAATACCTAAATCATTCTGACAAACAAAACTCCATTGCCAAAACACGAGCACAAAAACTTTACATCtaagttttaacaaaattgaatgGTGGCATTACATTACAAGTCTTTCGGAGCAATTAAATACCTAAATCATTCTGATAAACATAAATTGCTCAAGTAGACCAATTTAGAGGAGTTTGGGCTATGGTGGGCTTCCCACCATGGCCTGGTTAAGTACAATACTTTTGAATTTTCTGAACgtagtttttttatcaatgctCCTTTACAATCAAAACATTGGTTCATAGCCAGAGGAGCATTGTTATACACTGTTTACATAAATGCAGtgacaaatttaattaaaaataaatgtaattttaatgataaatacattttaaaaccaACAACATTTTCTAAACATATCAAGgaaatttaaacatgaaaaagaaGTACAGCTAACTTTTTTCTGCTAGTGACTATTTTACCACCTGAATCATTTAATCCAGTTTGGTCAGATAATCAACTTTTAGCAAGTTGATTATCAGATTTGTCAATACCAAGACTCAAACTATATAATCATAGAACAATTTTTGCACTTGTTAAACTAAAGGAGTatgcattaaaaactaattgCATACTTGTTATTTATTTCACATAGTTTTGAGGAATCCctaattttttctaatctgttatataaagtcataaaaatcgtgttaattatttaagcattttatctctgatagatttttttatcttttattaccATATTAATTGCAACATTTAATTTCTCTTCTTATGAGATGTATCTTggtgtttttataatgtaattgTGTTgcatttttctgaaaaattatatttatattacagcaataaaaagtgaatttaaaacattaaaatattttttataccgtGTTGTACCAAGTTTATATGTAATCTACAAAAGAGATGTTAAAAATCCTGTACCAATGCTTCATGATTTCAATGTTCCAATTTTCAccctttatttttctttttggaattttaagtttaaattaaagtttaaagtacttaaaacattaataaaaaccCTAATGCTCTTCCCTCTCTCCTACTGTAAAATTTGACACTTGAATTACAtagtaaaatgtataaataacatttaaaatagtgtagaaagtatttaaaatgtaagtTAGAAGATATTTGGAATAGTAAagaattaagtttaaaataaattaaaaatttaaagaaataattagtaaaatatttattgacttttaaatttggtcatttttcttttgacaaatatttgtaataaaataaacttcgTTGTTATCGTTGTGAttctcaatttttattttttattttttttttattctgattcactcccaacaaggctgcaagcaaccactattaagttgggagttactagaaaaaaagaatagagcaaggaaacagttgacagaagactaaaaaagttgaaggttgtatgagtcaggaaaacgtGAAGATggaagagagttccaaagggtaAAAGGTCGGGGggaaaaactagacaaataaaaatttttggagcATGCAAAACCAGATACGTAAAATAATGAAACTTTGATGAATGATGATTCaagtgagaatgagttttggttgattgAACTAGAGATgaaagctcctttgagcagtggctatgatagtatttgtagaaaagagaaagagatacaATTTTACGACGatggaaagaggctcaagcttagcagatagagcgGATCCAATTACATTtgcaatgcgtttttggaccttgtaaaggaaagaaagagcatcattagaagaaccagcccaaaaatgacaacagtatttcatacagggaagaataagagatttgtagaggtagagaatggaatcaggagaggAAATGGCAAACACgctaaagagaagcaaccttagcagatggtAATTTAGCAATCGGTTGTATGGTTTCCCTGAAAgatcagtagtaaatgataatccatgaagacgtaaagaagagaacccagtgagagggttgccattcccCTCCCccctaataatttttcaaattaataattttaaagaaattgactgaaaaaatgactttaaaaaaaatgttcttaaaacaatttcGGGCTAGTACtgccccctcccccccccctcctcctcatataatttttgttcctacgGCCCTGCATGTTAACGCAGATGAGcgaaattgatctaaagactccaaaattgtgttctttagattcattATTAGGgatagtaaaaaggttttaaaaattattaaaaaaaaaagaaacgtttctttaaataatcaaaaaacttgaaacaaaaaaaattataacatctaAAGCTCTTGTTTGGATTTAAAATACGCTGATAAAGTCAtgcttatttcaaataaaattcgAAATTTTATGAAACTCAAATTCTTTAGCTTAcgcaaaaaaagtatataaatatgacatttttatttaaatataaaaatatattcttttctGGGAAAATCGTTGAGAGAATTTggttgtaattaaatttattttatctatatattgtttaaaatttttgtttttaatgaataaaatttttttaatattctttattggctaatttgttaaattatttatttggtttattttatttgcttgtgcaatttgcttatttatttactaGAGCTGTTATTGGAGAGATTGATGATGAAGTTGATTCTGAACTCGACCTTAAAGAATTAAAAGCAGAACCTTTTAATCCTGTtgtttactaaaacttttagacTTAAAATAAAGACTCCTGCTTTTTTGCATTTGTAAAACTAAAGTAAAGAAGTTTTTGGAAATAATTCACCtagaaaaattttacataatggTTTTCCGCTTAAACCACAGATCTATAATGTATtcttatgaaatattttatgcttctatttattttttattattttgtttttaatggcGCGTTAAAACTCTTCGTAGAGgttttcttattttgaatatttaaaattattactttttaatatattttaaaaatatcaacatgGTTTTGAATGATtggttttaaaagttgttagaAATTTTCGATGCTTGGTTGTTAAAAACCTCTCTTTACAACTCAGCGTTTTACCATCCAGACACCGCTATTTAAAATGGTTACTAAAAACGTAATTAATCGATGTTTCTACGTTTTGCCGATCTCTAACGGGCAATTAATGTATGCTACTTTAAATATTCTTGAAGCAGACATgaacaataacaaattaataataaagcatattaataataaaaaaaactaattagaataataaaaagaaaatgtattgtaatgtttcgaagaaaaaaatcatggtgcataaataaaaaaagaatttcgaaaAAAATCTGCTTTAAACCTTTACTATTTACGCAATGACGCGAACAAtcgaaatttaaatttacttttttacaaagctgCGCGAGTGATTTATGCGTAAAAGATTAGTGTCGTCATCGAAATGATGAACAATAGAGTTATTTAGAGATTAAGGCAGATCgttattaatgtatattaacGATCTGCCTCAATCTCTAAATTAATAGTAAAAGCCATAAAACAGAATCCTGTAGCACACCATACTAACTTTACTTGTGAATTGAAACCCATTAATCGAGATGAACTGAGTGCGATTTTTAATATACgataaaaagcaattattagCAATATCCTGTATACCATAGTGatagaatattttaattaaaatcttgtggtcaactgtatcaaatgctttttggAGATCAATAAAGACGCCACAAGCAAAAGAACCATTATCAATGGAACCACGAATCATTTCAGTAATGTTAATAAGTGTAGTAGagagtattttaaaagaaatccaAACTGGCGGCCGTTGAGACACTTAGAATTATCAAGAAAGTGGTAGGTACGAGAATGCATTATTTATCAAGAATTTTGctgatatttaataataatgatattggtCTATATTTATTGCAGTCAAGTTTTGAGTCCTTTCTATGGATTGGTTTAACAGATAGTTTAGAAAGCATTGAAGAAATATCATTAGCAAGAAGTTTAATGCTGTTTGAACCAGAAGCCTTGCCATCATTTAGTGAAAGAATaactgatattattttatttttgtcagtaggtttaatgaaaatattatttgatatttttaaatactgtgGAAGTATGTATGGGATAAGTGAATATTATTTTGCAGTTTTTCAGGGATTGAAATTAAGGGAGTTAAAAATTTCCGAGATTTTACCTGGATCATGTATACTGATATTATTTGAAGAAATACAATATGGGTATGAGATATCATCCAAACGTATATTCAAAAAGTTTCTCATGCCCTTTCACGTAGCTCTCAAACTATTGCAATTATTCGTAAAGCAGTTAGAAAAGTAGTTCTTTTTGCTTCTTCGGATAAGTGTTACAAGTAAATATAGGCTTATAGGTCTAtaggttttgtaaatttttttaagaattactttagtttttttagcgGTGCTTGTTTGTCTAGAAGAGAGTTAAAGCTAATGAAGAAatcttgatatttatttttatgaccaTTAGAAACTTTGATTACTTTATCCCAGTTTATTTTCAAGTAATCATTCCTGAATTCTTCACTAATTAGTTTTTTGAAGTTTcgaaaatattgcttttatgaaaaaaattagaaactttggCAAATGATCTGATATTCTAATAGATTATAGTTGTTATTTAGCTGATaagtaaagttattattaagttgattaaaagTATAAGATTCTCGAGAGCAAAGAGTGAAAGGTCATTCGGCAGATCGTTGAGAtgtaatatattatcaattgaaGTTTGAAAATTACTGTTGCAGC containing:
- the LOC105843618 gene encoding U6 snRNA-associated Sm-like protein LSm8: MANALESYSGHTVAVITQDGRMIVGTLKGFDQAVNLILDESHERVFSPDSGVQQVILGLYIIRGDNIAVIGEIDDEVDSELDLKELKAEPFNPVVY